Proteins encoded in a region of the Quercus lobata isolate SW786 chromosome 8, ValleyOak3.0 Primary Assembly, whole genome shotgun sequence genome:
- the LOC115956706 gene encoding uncharacterized protein LOC115956706, whose amino-acid sequence MSCIVWNYRGLENQLAVQELAEVVTAKAPTVVFLAKTLADEARLDFVKDRIRFDKKFVVLRVNRGGGLVLYWKNDLLIDVVSSSLNHIDVIINKDTKAAWRFTGLKTHKRQESWELLRNLHSQNSLPWLCAGDFNEILKQSEKLGGRTRPPGQIQLFRDTLDECGLMDIGFKGSPFTWSKHCNNRISIWERLDRAVVSYQWFSKHPGTQVHHIDSTTSDHKILRIEQSVLDCSPRKKLFRFEEMWLGDKGCGETVEGVWQINYEEEGNTRVIRKVEKCGTALTNWSKDSFGNVVTAEMNDSLTENFQPWEVELALKQMAPLKAPGPDGMLPLFYQNFWDLVRGDVIHDVLGFLNSGSLPNSLNHTFITLIPKIKNPEFVTQYRPISLCNVLYKIFSKVLANRLKRVLPNISSEHQSAFLKGRLITDNILVAFETLHYMKNHNSGSSGYTVLKLDMSKAYDRMEWSFLKVVMSQMGFNDWWIDLVMECITSVTYSILINGEPNGDIRPSRGIRQGDPLSLYLFLLCSERLHRLIQQAIEKGDIQGVSICRNGPKLTHLFFADDSLLFCRATTQECEKVMDILSSYEKVSGKKLNRDKTALFFSKSTPTETQRQIMETLGVNELKQYEDYLGLPALVGRNKRASFDQLKQRIWKRLQGWEGKLLSQAGREETSNVEALINPVTKRWRTEIIDHVFNEQEAETIKNIPLCSTNQTDVLVWPFTPSGNYSVKSGYRFLSENSTQPQRTEKDSGLWKKIWSLEVMWNADPQWRWLSEMTGRSVKDIFTRAFEEEMDVALMAFTSWAVWNRRNQVRLNETACPLEQIHALSKDKKNEFQLLH is encoded by the exons ATGAGTTGCATCGTTTGGAACTATAGGGGGCTTGAGAACCAACTAGCAGTTCAAGAACTTGCGGAGGTAGTGACTGCAAAAGCTCCCACTGTCGTGTTCTTAGCCAAAACACTGGCAGATGAAGCTAGGCTTGATTTCGTAAAAGATCGGATCCGTTTTGACAAAAAGTTTGTTGTTCTGAGGGTTAATAGAGGTGGAGGTTTGGTCCTCTATTGGAAGAATGACTTGTTAATTGatgttgtttcttcttctttgaatcATATAGACGTAATCATCAACAAGGATACAAAGGCAGCATGGCGTTTTACCGGCTTGAAAACTCACAAACGGCAGGAATCATGGGAGTTGCTTCGCAATCTCCATAGCCAAAACTCACTGCCTTGGCTGTGCGCCGGGGATTTCAATGAGATTCTAAAGCAGAGTGAGAAGCTAGGGGGGCGGACTAGACCACCAGGACAGATACAACTCTTCCGAGACACACTAGATGAATGTGGACTGATGGACATTGGCTTCAAGGGCTCTCCCTTTACATGGAGTAAACATTGCAACAAcagaatttcaatatgggaGAGGTTAGATAGAGCTGTGGTCTCTTATCAATGGTTCTCCAAACATCCAGGTACTCAAGTTCATCATATTGACAGCACAACTTCAGACCATAAAATTCTTAGGATTGAGCAGTCGGTTTTGGATTGCTCACCGAGGAAGAAGCTCTTCCGATTCGAGGAAATGTGGCTAGGTGATAAGGGGTGTGGCGAAACTGTGGAAGGGGTATGGCAGATTAACTATGAAGAGGAAGGAAATACTAGGGTGATCCGAAAGGTTGAGAAATGTGGGACGGCACTGACCAATTGGAGCAAGGACAGTTTCGGCAAT GTAGTTACAGCTGAAATGAATGATAGTTTGACTGAAAACTTTCAACCTTGGGAAGTTGAGTTGGCTTTGAAGCAAATGGCACCACTTAAAGCACCTGGACCGGACGGGATGCTGCCACTATTTTATCAGAATTTTTGGGATTTGGTAAGAGGTGATGTAATCCATGATGTGCTTGGTTTTTTGAATTCAGGTTCCCTTCCTAACTCTCTAAACCATACATTCATCACTTTAATTCCTAAAATTAAGAATCCAGAGTTTGTTACTCAGTACAGACCTATTAGCTTGTGTAACGTGCTTTATaagattttttcaaaagttcttGCCAACAGGTTGAAAAGAGTCCTCCCCAACATTAGCTCAGAACATCAAAGCGCTTTTCTCAAAGGGCGCCTGATTACAGATAATATCCTAGTAGCCTTCGAAACTTTGCATTATATGAAGAATCACAACTCCGGAAGCTCAGGGTACACGGTACTCAAACTtgatatgagcaaagcatatGACCGAATGGAGTGGTCTTTCCTGAAGGTGGTGATGTCTCAGATGGGGTTTAATGATTGGTGGATAGATTTGGTCATGGAGTGTATCACCTCAGTCACATACTCAATCTTGATTAATGGAGAACCTAATGGCGATATCAGGCCAAGTAGGGGTATTCGCCAAGGTGATCCCCTATCACTCTACTTATTTCTGCTTTGCTCGGAAAGACTACATCGATTGATCCAACAAGCAATAGAGAAGGGTGACATTCAGGGGGTATCTATCTGTCGTAATGGGCCTAAATTAACTCACCTGTTCTTTGCAGACGATAGCCTCTTGTTTTGCAGGGCTACCACCCAGGAGTGTGAAAAGGTGATGGATATTCTTTCCTCTTATGAAAAGGTGTCGgggaaaaaattgaatagaGACAAAACTGCACTCTTTTTTAGCAAGTCTACCCCTACCGAAACACAGCGACAAATAATGGAAACTCTTGGAGTTAATGAGTTGAAGCAATATGAAGATTACCTGGGATTGCCGGCCTTGGTAGGGAGAAATAAAAGAGCTAGTTTTGACCAATTGAAGCAAAGGATTTGGAAGAGATTACAAGGATGGGAGGGTAAGCTCTTATCACAAGCTGGAAGGGAA GAGACTTCAAATGTGGAGGCGCTTATAAATCCGGTAACTAAAAGGTGGAGAACTGAGATCATTGACCATGTTTTCAATGAGCAAGAAGCTGAAACCATCAAAAATATTCCCCTGTGTTCCACAAACCAAACGGATGTGCTAGTTTGGCCTTTTACACCATCCGGCAACTACTCGGTCAAGTCAGGCTACAGGTTTCTTTCTGAGAATTCTACACAACCTCAGAGAACAGAGAAAGACTCTGGTTTGTGGAAGAAAATCTGGAGTTTGGAG GTAATGTGGAACGCAGACCCTCAATGGCGTTGGCTTTCGGAGATGACAGGAAGAAGCGTAAAAGACATCTTCACACGAGCCTTTGAAGAGGAGATGGATGTGGCGCTGATGGCCTTCACGAGCTGGGCAGTGTGGAACAGACGAAACCAGGTCCGACTCAATGAAACAGCATGTCCTCTTGAGCAGATACATGCCTTATCCAAAGACAAGAAGAACGAGTTTCAACTCCTCCATTAA